The DNA segment TTCACACCATTGTTTTAATTTTTCACGGTGATCTTGTTGTGAGCAGGCGTCCATTGCGTTATCTATTTTATTTAAATACCAATCCATATAACGTGTTCTGAGTGCATCAAGAACGTCTGTTTTGGCAGAAAAATAGTGATAATACGTTCCTTTTGCTACCCCTGCTTTTTTTACGATATCGCTAACGGTTGTGGCATCAAAACCTTTATCAAGAAATAACGCTTCTGCCGCATTCATTAACTCTTCTAAACGAACCTCTGCGGGTTTTGTTCTCGGTTTATCTGTGGTTTGTTCTTCTAATGACATTGCTTATCTCCCTCAAAGTCGCTGGTAAAGAGTACTCTATATTAAAGCGACTCACAATGATGATAAATGAAACTCATTATCAATAACCATTGACCGACGGTCAGTCGAGTATTATTATGCTAATATTATTCATCATTAAGGCAATAAAGCTTATGACTTATTTAAAACGACTGTCACTTATCTGTGCCATTTGTTTAGGTACTTTTATGGCAACTCTCGATATTAGTATCGTGAATGTGGCTCTGCCAACTATTCAAAATGATATACATGCTGATATGGCAACCTTGCAGTGGATTGTGGATGCTTATGCGCTTTGTTTATCAGCCTGTATTTTGTCATCAGGTCCTTTAAGTGATCGCTTTGGGCGAAAAAAAGTGTGGCTATGGGGCGTGATTATTTTCACGTTAGGCTC comes from the Proteus appendicitidis genome and includes:
- a CDS encoding TetR/AcrR family transcriptional regulator → MSLEEQTTDKPRTKPAEVRLEELMNAAEALFLDKGFDATTVSDIVKKAGVAKGTYYHYFSAKTDVLDALRTRYMDWYLNKIDNAMDACSQQDHREKLKQWCEISVIAYVEKQELHDMLFHQVFHQSSNIHENRALQQIQTLLISGTENKTWHVTQPELTSTLIYHGMHAAVDNLGHSEEYTAKTLGNMLYQQFTQLLK